A segment of the Salminus brasiliensis chromosome 1, fSalBra1.hap2, whole genome shotgun sequence genome:
TGTAGCCAATGGTTGTGGATCGGCTATGAGCCCACCATAACCCTGATCAGAAATGGGTAGAATCTTCTATAGTATATGACAGAATCTATGTACTGTtgattgtattattttatagtaAATTGCAGATGTCtagattgtatttttttttgtattggatTTTTCCATGTTAATGGTAACTGTGAGCATCAGTCAGGCCATATATGCAGAATTGGGCTGTTGGTGCTCTCCGTTAATACTGGCTATGCATGTTGTATACAGTGCACTTGTTAGTCCTTACCCTCTGAGGTGAGTAGCTGTTGTGCAGTCTGGGGTAATATGGACAGTGGGTGATATTTAAATCTGGAGCTTTCCTCTGTGCTCTCCAGGGTGCACTTTGCCGGCTTTAATGTGACCAGGCCAGAGGGAGAGCTTGGCAAATACAAATCAATCCCACATCACCACCGTGGAGAAGTGCAATTCCTTGGAAGGTCAGTGTCTCTGTTTTCTGTGTTCTCGGTTTTCTCACTTGTATTTTCTACActgcactttctctctttcatacaTGATGGTAATATAAACTTGCATGCAGGATTTTCTGAGATGCAAAAAAGGTTGTGCTTGTGGGATGACGGGATCTGTTTGCTTTAGACTTAATTTGCTTTACCTTAAACTGAAACTGTGTACCTTCCTGTGTTTGAGTGTAACCTCCAGTGCACCGACCCTCTGTTGACTTATTTGCAGTAGTGAGTGCAGTCCTCTTTACATAGTTTGTCGTCCTTTATGTACAGAAtgtactgactctctctctctctctctctctctctctctctctctctctctctctctctctctctctctctctctctcaggtacAAGTTGCTAAGGTATTCTAAAGAGAGGCAGCATCTGGACGGCCTCAACAATCTCCAGTATTCCCCAGAAATCTCTCTAAGTAGTCTGTATAAAAACATCACTGTTAACCTGAGCCCTGAGCTGGCCCCCATAGCAGAGTACTGACCAAGCCCTCTTCCGCTCACCTAACCTGTCCCTCGATACCCCGAATATGGTCCAGCACCCATGGAGTTGGGAGGGGTGTGTGACTGCAAACATTGACGTACTGCTGCCAAGTAACCTTAAAACCAAGAGACCAGAGGTTAAAGGCCTGAATACTCGAACagttgattgtgtgtgtgtgcgcgtgtgcgtgTGTCCAATTGCATGTTTCTATGTTCATACTGGCTTTAGCAACTCGAATCACGTCACGCTACCAAAAACGGAGGGGTGAAAGACAATTAcaagggagatagagagagagggagaaaggcaGGGAGTGCCATAGTCAACAAAACAGATGTTTACTGCGAAGCCTTAACTGATTTTCATAGGCTGTTATCACTCTGTGTCTGTTCATCTGTGCTGACAAATGTATAAAGCTCAGTTTTACAATTCGGCAGCAATCCAGACGCCAATAGACAtgaggtgtgttttttttttttttttttttttttttttttttttttttttttacattataataaCACGTTTTAAAACGTAGTGTTTTTGTTCTCAAGGAGGAtttgtgtatgtactgtatatttcgAAACAAgttgttttgtatttatttggcTCTTTTATCGAGATGTGTTTGGGAGCACTCGAGTGGTTTGTTTCATGTGAGCATCGTTGTTTCTGCGTTCCTTTTGGCTGTGCAGAGGACTGCTGTGAGCGCTTGCATGATCCAGACTCGGTCTGTAAATACCTGCCTCTTTAATGATGCTGTCGCTTGGTCCTGCATCAATGCCCATCATTCcagtgcgcgcacacacactctcttacttTGGCAGCTAAGTGTCTtaccttcctttttttttgtttttttttgtttttttgtttttttgtttttttaggagAAGTAGACCATGTTCCTCCTCAGTTGTCAACCTAAAGACTCCATTGGTGGGATACATGGATCTGCTGAATAATATAAACACAtacatgctttaaaaaaagcaaagcacCAATATCAGCTGCATGCCTTACTGCTTTTTTTGCcagatattttatttttatttttatttttttagttctaaaaaaaaattcttgctTCTGTGtcatttatcatttttcttCCCTGTCTCTCAGGTGAAGTGCACTGTACagataaaaaagagagagagaagagaaagagagaaggcaAGGGGAGTAAAGGACTGAGGTGgggtagtattattatttttgtttttgatttTTGGAAGAAAGACCTGCTGGACATTGGGGTTCACAGCTGCTAAAAAGCCAAATTGCCCTTCGCCGGGTCTGGcatctgtgtgtgaatgtgtgtgtatctctctctcgtgtgaatgtgtgtgtgtgtgtgtgtgtgtgagaatgtgtgtgtgtgtgtgtgtgtgtgtgtgtgtgtgtgaatgtgtgtgtgtggtgctctAGCTGTGTGTAATGAAGTACCTTGTGATGTTGCACTCTAGTCTGAGCGTGTGTTGGGCCTGAATGAGAGAGTGATGTTGCTATATTACTCTTGAACGGCATCAGAACTGCGTGGAGATGACTATTTTAGGTTTTGAGCACTCGCAGCTGACGGCCATCATACTGTTGGCTGTGCTTtcttttgtacattttgttttGCCTTTGTATATACTCTTTACGTCGGAGACGTTGTCGGTGCACCGTAagttgctttatttttttacgttttttttttttttttttttttttttctccactcgTGGTCATTTTGTTAATTTATCATATCTGTCCTAAACAGAACTACTATGTGGTGTTCTTTTCCACTCCCTGTTAGCctgcgtgcatgtgtgtatgtgtggagaCTCGCAGAAATGTTCATCAGCTTCCATAGAGGTCAGAGCATATCAGCTTAAGTGTCCCTGTATCTGGAGCACGCTCTTTACTCTACCCCAGTCATTAAGTGCTAGATAAGAGCTTGGGTAGGCTGGTTCCTTTTGTATGCGCGTGCCCGACTTGTTCAGGGGTTCTGGAGTGTACTGGCTTCCTGGAGGCTCATTGTGGTTGGTGATGCTTTCCTTGCTCTAGCACATTCACTTCAAGCTTGTTCATTACCTGAGGATCATCTTTAATCAGACGTTGGAAGAGGGGGGGGAACCTAAAGGATACAGTTAGTAGGCCATTCATTAGCTCAGCATATGTAGGATAGTAGTATTGGGTTTTGAAGCGGGGACTTCTCGTTCCTGGATTGAGAAGCTCTAATGTAGTGCAGTCAAACATGCTGTgatgatttaaaaaatattttaaataaataaataaatcccctCCCAACAGCTATATGCTTACTGTGCACCAGGGTGAATCTAAAAGCTGGAGCATGGGCTTGGAGTGATTGCTTGTTTGAAGTATTCCATAATGCTGAGTCTCTTGTTGTTTACAGagtatttgtttttcttcttcttcttcttatacCTGCAGACTAAAGTTTGTGTTTGATTGAGCCCAGTTATTAGGGTTTAGGGGCTCCAGAAATGGGGCTCAAAAGTGAAGGATAATGCTAAACTGAAGATTACTGGTGCCAAAGTCCTCCTTCTCTCGTGTTTAGTGTGGGATAACTCATCCCTTCTCTTTTGCATTGCACCTGGTCCTTCAGTCTGTTGCATCCTTAAAGCTTTCTGTGGTTAAACATGGTTGCGAGCTTGCGGCGTGCGAGAGGAGACGGACAAAAAGCGAGGCAAGCGTTTACTGTGGCTCAGTATCATCTTTTGAGTGTTTCTGATTAAGGAACAGAGATGAACATCAAACTGTGATTCATGTTGTAAGAGAGaggattatttttaaataaaactgtaggGCCGTGTCTTAAGTGTCCCCACATTAGAATTTGTCGACATTTGCCGTTTCTCTACCggagtaacagtaacagtattttGGGGCAATACTGTCAGTTCTTACATCCACCTTGCAATAGGTTGTGCCCGTTACGTCGCCACCTCGGCAcaaatggtcattgtctgtttatCGTTGACTGTGGGAGCTCATCTAATATACCACACAAAACCCCTATCTGAAAGCTACCCACACCAAACTGTGCTCGATGAAGTACACACCTCTTAACAAAAGGTGTTTGCTATGTGCAAATTGCTAAGTCTTGTATTAGAAAGATCTGTATTGTCATGTTATTCTGATTATGCGTATTACATATTACCTTTTCACGGTTTAGGGGGTGTTTAGCCTTCGGTCATCCCTAGTTTTTCAATTTGGCTTTCGCCCACAGTGTTTTagcataaatgtattattgggAGGAGTTATCGATCCTTTGACCTGTTTTTACTGCGTTGTAGCTATTTAAGGACATTCGTGTTCAGTACTCTGCTCTGTCTGCAGGTTTAAATCCATTTAATCTTAACTGCCCCCCACccaacaaacaaagaaagaaagaaactgcACCCCATCCTGTTGTCCACCTGTGTATTAAAAATGGAGCGTTTTAAAGAAGTGTTCACATTACAGACTTGTAAcatagtgttacagtgtttttttttttgtttttttttttgcagtattCATCTTTGTGCCttgagtttttcttttcttttgcacATTTTGCATTCTTGGTTGAGAGATGCAGTGAGGTGGTTGTGGATGATGTTTCAAGCAACAGAAATAATGTACAGGGGAAAAGTTATTTTTCAGAAGTTTTAATTTGAATCTGGAGCTGTGTATGTGTAGACCATCTGAAGCGTCTCATTGATGAACTGGAGCAGAACATCGAGAGGATCCTTTCCTTCCGTGTTGTTGCTTCATTTCCAAGGGTCCACTTTTGCTGTAATGCCAGTTTTAAAAGCGGCATGTCTGGAGATGGTGACTGCTAGAAATGTACAATCCTGGTTACAGATCTTTCTGTTTTGCCAGTCTATTCACTGCGTTGCTGGTTTGTTCACTGCATTACGCTCTGTAATGATCATTAAAAGAGTTTATAGTTGAAAACCTTTTTCTGTGAGCTGCGTCTTCCTTGCCTGAGTGTGTGTCTTAAAGCTGAAGAAGGTGATTTATGTCTGAAATGCATACTCTTTACATCCCGATCAGTAAATCAAGTGCACTTGGATAGACTTGGATGCCTCAGGCCTGTCAAAATGCCACAAACCAACTGCTGGAACaggctgcagccgaggtaggGCAGGGTAGCCTAACAGGCATGGGTGTTAAAacatttgttattgtgatattcaatatgcttttctgagtatATCCTTTTATTCACAGCTACAGGTACATTTTTGTCTGCTTGACAATATATTGAAATAAGTATTGTGTATCGTGGAAATGTCTTTTAAATTTAATCACTATTATAtcacatatatttttttcatatcgCCTAGTAGATTAGtgttggtctgttcatcctGTTATGTCAGCCTGTGCGCAATAGTGTGTTTTGAGGAGCCAGATTGGGAAGAAGTGCTAAAGGTTACAGtctatttagttatttatttatttaggctggatttttaaatattgtttaatttaaattagCTTGCTCTCTAAAAAATCACCTTCTTCAGCTTATAATGTTCAAAGTCAGTGTAACTGTATTGGAAATATAAATATCTTTTGTGTGATTACCTGTGATATGCtgtgtatttgtatatatatatatatatatatatatatatatatatatatatatatatatatatatatatatatatatatatatatatatataatttttttttttttttttacatcttcagTTGTGTGCTTTGACCACTACAGCTGTTGTCGTGTAGGAGAAGGGGCTCAGTAGCAAGGCCAGAGTGTAGTGGCGATGTCCTTCTGCGTGAGCCTCAAACACCACCTACGATCAATAAAAACAGGACACTTTTGACAGGCTGGAAACATTCCATAGTCCACAACTTTTCagatatatcacacacacacacaaacacttgaaCTGTATCCAAGTACAGTACTTTTATGTGTTATGTATGGTCTCTGAATAGTCCATCGAGGGCTTATCTACAGCTCTTGCATTTATCTATGCACATGTGAAAACatgtatgtttttaaatatttgcttTCCTTCCTTAGAGAAAGAAATGCAGCACTCGTTCAGAATCCAGGGAAAGAAGAGATTCAGCTTGGAATTCTGCCAGTGTTTGCTGAATTAACAGTTTTGTTGAATGTCAGAGTCCAGTTTGCTCACTCATAGGCAAATTCGGGACACCACTAATGTGGGCCACGTTATCTCTTTTAAAGGAAAGCTCTGGTTTTCCTGCTCACTACTGAATTCCTACAGATCACTTGTGCTTTCATGTGGAGTTTAAAGTTACTCTGAAGGTCTAAATGAATAAATGGGTTACTCTGAAGGTCTAAATGAAAATTTAGTGTAAAGCTATGTACTCTGTCTTGGTAAGTAAATAAGTTAGAAAGTATAGTAATAAAGCATAAAGTCCCAGATTTCCTGTGTGAGCAATCTGGGAACCATGACTAGCTACTTCTGTTGTTTTTGTGGAGGGTGTCTACTTACATCAGCCACCTCGTGGAAAGGTGTGCGACTTTCTGCCTTCCAGTAGCTTTTGGTGTCAAACTCCACACGGTATACGCCAGGTGTGAAGTCCTGCTCTGTGATAAGGTCATGAACCTCTCCAGCTATATCCGTTGTCCTGTGAGAGGGACGGAAGGAACGGCACATAGAAAGGAGCTGAGCAACAATGTCGCAAAGTACCAAACCTAAGAGCTGTTGAACCAGGTTTGTCACAAGCATCAAAGTAATGTGGAGATTCTGTTATTACAAAGAGACAAAACTGTTATTCCATTGTCTGCAGTTCCCTAAATATTTAGAATTTATGCTGATTTCTAGGAATTAGCAAATCTAGACTATGTATGTTTTGCTGTTATGTACCATTTCCTCTTATATAATCTTACCCACTAGAAATCTTTTCCCATGTCCCATCTGCACCTTGGCGGGAAACCTTGAGTGCCAAATTTCCAGCAGGAGTGCCTTTCACTGCATCTAGGATCTTGACTGTCAGCGGACAATGAGAATCCGAACCACCATGTACATCCTATATAAAAATGGTATTTGTACAGTAATTAGTAATAAGTTCAAGGTGTCCAGTTCCCGGCCTAGAGGACCACAGCAGGTCACTTTGTTGTTGCAGCGTTTGTGGAGTTTCAGACACTGcagatttttctgtttttgacaGGTTTGTTTATTAATCATTTCAGCCTGATGGCATCAGTGATCACCGattgtatatttttacagaACAATACACCAACAGACAGTTTATATTACCACAGCTATCACTAATATACTTATTGACTGTATTGTTTcccagaaaaaaaatacatgttaaaaatattataaatgtatatagcAAGAGCTCCTAGCCAACTGCCAACTGAAATACCAAAAGGTTAGTTAGTACGTAATCCCAGCAGGTGCTTAGTAAACTAATCTGTCTGatctgtctgttagctgttctGATCAGGATCAAGAGGAGTTGAATCAAACATTTATCTCAAATGTCTCTAAAATGTCCcttaaatcatattttaaatTCTTTGCTATTTGAATGGTCAGTGATAATTAGTAAGTCTGACTGACTTCTAATTGCAATAAATATCtactaaataaaattaaatatacacATAGTAAGTATTGTGAACAAGGTTTTGTAATTTGTAGAAGGTATGTGAACTATGTAAGCTTTTGTAAGAAATTATATGAACCTATACCTATACTGTTTCAGCTATGCAATGTAACATTTTTGTGTCAACTGAATACATATGTCCTGAGTCAGCAATTCTAGCCTATATTACAGTATTATATATGGCTACAGTAGCAAGAAAACGTGAAATTATTGCTATATAATTCTATAAGACAcaataaaaacatgattttacAATACCACTCTACACTGATTTCATGTCAGAGCCGCAGTCTGCTGTCTGACCCGGTTCAGTAACTTACCACAGGAGCAGCCTGACAGAAGACAAGCGATGAGGCGAGATATACAAAAATGCCCGCTTTGGCCATTGTGGAGGATGACTGCAGACAGTAAGGCTGTCCGATTCTGCCTTATATACTGAATTTGCTCTTTGTTATCCTATCAGGTGACTACAGGGGGAGATCTGGGGCGTTCTGTTGACACAGTAAATAACAGGGGAATGCGTAACTCCAAACAAAATGACCTTTGTGGCAttttaatccccataaatatTTGTTGGCACATTGGAAGTCTCTCAGTTTCAAGTATTCGGGAGGAAACCTAATACCATAGTAGTTACTCCTTTAAAAATCGCCTGATATAACAGGAAGGGCATTTCAGAGACTGTCAGTTCTCAAAGGTCTCCCTGTCTCTCCTTATCAACAAATACTAGTTGTACCATTTTACTGCTGTAATGTTTGTCTTGTCATTGAACTGATTGATGGATTCTCCCATGAAACTGAATTTCTGAGCATCAGACATTAAAAGGTATCAGCTATCATAGCTTTTCATAGACTTCATAGAATCTAACATGCTGCTCCTTTCATTATCAGTGTCAGACAGAATGGGCCCTCTAGTCTTTAGGCAGATTCACAAACTAGATCATTGGTCTCTGTATGAATTTGTCTCTGCCTCCCCTGTCTAGAATTTTTAACTTGGAGAGTTAAAGTAAGAGCTAGTAAAAGTTCAGTGTTTTAAAGTGACTAACAGGCATCACTCTGTGTCTACCTGTGGCAGTCGGAGACCTTTCAAATGTACACTGAGCCAAGTTACCATTCTAAAGTAAATGCTGATGTGACATAATGTACTTGGCTAAATGTGTGGGTTTTAATAAGAAATATGAAACTGTTCCACGGAAGCCTGGGGGCAGCTCAACTAAACCTCAGAGCTGTGAGAATTGAGATTCATTAtgaaaaaactgaattaaacagaaTATGTGTGAAGAAAATTAGTTGTTTAATAAATGTCAAATGTATTGTCGAAAAGCTGAAACTGCTACATTTCCTAAATACTGTATGCATTTCATTATctctatataattatataatacataataaaacatgattttggaattccactgatttcaTGGAATATACACACCAGGAATAAAAAAAACGGTGTAATATTTAAAAGCTGGAAAAAAGAAACCACTgttttaataatgcattttacaactcttgtcaatatcaatatcaatacttttggaattatATTGATATGGTAATGATAATAGTTTTCAGCAACAAAATGTCCAAACATTAAGCAGAAAATGCACCATGAGTACTTGtcatattaatagaaacattatTGCGATTTACATTTTCCCACAGGACTTCTGGGGCTCGTTACTTTTTTAGAGGACTTTTTACTGTTCCTGTGCTTGTTCTTTGGGATCTCCATAGCTTCCTGTTCTGATTCTGCCTGCAAATCTGTGGCGCCCGAAGCTGACATGCTGGTGGCTGTTGTTAAGACCTGCTCCATAACCTCAGATGACATATTAACTGTTTTTTCTCCCTGAACCTCTTGCTCTTGTGTTAAGTCTTCTGAAATCTTTAATATGGCCTCTTCAGGTGTTGGGGTACCTTCCTCTGACAAGCCCAATGGCAAACCTGTGGGTTCTTCATTGACTTGTGATAAAGTCTGCTGGACTTCCTTATCTTCATATTTGACTCCATCCTGCACTGAGTTTAGATTTCCAAAAGTGCTTGGTGAAGGGTCTGTTTGAATGCTCACAGACGCACATTCTTGGCTGGCAGTTCCACATGTCACCTCATTTTCAAGATAAGCACCTTCACTATAGTCAGCTCTTATACTTTTGATAGACTGCACAGTGTTTCCTGTCATCTGAAAATCAGCTTGCGCAGAGGAATCATGTACATCTTGCTCTGTCTGATGTTTACCTGGCTCTAAAAGTTTCTCATAATCCTGTCTTTGACTGGTTAAAACACTGGCTTCATGTTTTTGCTTTGGATGGAGTGCATTCTTCTCCTTGTCACTAAGAACATCTACCTGAAATTCAACAACGGCGTCaccatctgtgtctgtctctagCTGCCTCCCTGCAATGTCctctgagctgtgaagcagtaaaTCTACATCCTCCTGAAGCATTAGTTCTGTTGGCAGATTATGTTTAAACTCTGTAGAACCTCTGAGGGACAACGCCTCATTCCAAGTGCCGCACTGCTTTATTCCTTGAGGATTTATTTGGCCCACAGAAGCCTGCATTTGAACCTCTTCTACGGTTTTAACCTCAGATGTCTCAATGTAGTGTTGTATGTCCCGTACACCTGGATCTATAGATAAGTGAGTTACTGGTGTACCACTAATCACTTCCTCAACATCCACCTCCGCGTTACTCTGGTGGTCAGCTGATGCTAACAGTTGACAGTGTTGTAGATCTGATTCAGCATTAATTTCTACTTCTGCAATTTCTTCTTGCTCGGTCACAGGTGTTTCCTCTGTCATTTGTATCTGATTAGGACCATCTCCATTTGTCTTTACTTCCTCTATGTGCTGTTCTTCTGACTTTGGATGTTTGTTTTCCTCCTGGAACTCAGTGGCTTCCCCTACTTCTGCATCTACTTCCAAAGTCATACATGAAATGTCTTGAGCTGGTGCAAAATGAACATCTAAAGCCTGGTCAGGTTCTTGGTCTGATTCAGCATTCAATTGTTCTGCTACAGTTTCTTCTTGGTCCACTGCTTGTGTGTCATCTGGCATCTCTGTGCCTGACTGAGGTTCATTCCCAAAATCGTCCTTCTCTGAGTCAGAAGTAGCTGCTTTTGTTTCTTCCTCAGGATCAAGAATACGCAGACTTTGTTCCAAATTTGCTTCATTGGTCCCTCCCAATTGTCTCTCTGGCACTGTTACACTGGCTTCCTCTAATGGACTGGCACTCTCATTAACATCCTTAAGACCATGTTCATTTTTCTTTACGTCCTCTAAGTTTTGTTGCTGTAGATCTTCCTCTACCTCCTCAGTAAGCAAAGTTGCCTGGAAgccttctgtctctgactgaaAAGCAACCagttctgtttttctctcaAGTTGATGAGTAAATACACCGTCACCCACTTCTATTAATGTTTCAGTGGAGACAACTGATCTCTTAGGGCAATCAAGGGCTGACAGCCTGGCCTGTGTAGCTCCATTCAAGTCTGTGTCATGGGGTAAAACTGAAGCCTCCCTTACTGTCAGGTTAGGCTCCTCAGTTTCACATTCAGAGTCTAGTGCATCTGTTTGAATCGTTGATACGAGATCAACAGTTTTTGTGTCACTAAAATCATCATTTCCTGAAATGCTGTTAGCTGCTGACTCTTGTCTGGCAAAGGACACACTGTTGTTGAAGCCCTCAGCAAGCAAAGTTTGCTCAAGCTCTTTTTGTATGGCATTGGCTTTAGCTAGTACATCTGCAGTGGTGGGCCTAGCTAGCAGAATGTGGGGGGAAATAGGAGGCATCACATTTATTACAGAGGGAAAGGTATTTTGCCCCTCACCATCAGTATCATCTGTGCTAACCTGATTTGAGAATTCCTCCATATTCTCCTGCTCTTCGTCAGGAGATGGGGCAAGTCTAAACTGAGGCCTATCGTCTTTCATGTTCAGCTGTGCCAGTGCTTCTTTTGGCTGGCTGAGACTCGCAGTATCATGCCTGAGCATGGACACATTATTACCTCTGTCCAGTAAACAAGCTTGACTGAACTTCAAAGTGCTGTCTTGTAGCTGGAATTCTGCCTGAGCTTGTGTTGACCTTCCAGGATCCATGGTGTCTTGAACAAGCACAACATTCCCAAATTCAAGATTTCCAATAGGATAGCCTGAATCTATGCCTGGAAGTACAGCGGGAACTACATTACCCTCACTCTGCACTAGTACCAACTTCTGACTTCCAGGCAGCTCATGGTGTTGGAAACAACTTTGATTCCCTTGAAACCAGACTGTGGGGAGAGTTGGGCTTTCAGGACTGGAAGGATTTGTAGTGTCCTGGAGAATTAGCCCACCAGTTTCTGCTGACCCATTTATCAAATATGTGCCACATGTAGGTCTTTTGGCAAGAATCACAGTTGTTGGTACCTGACGTTCCACCAAATAGTAAAGAGGCTGCTGTTGCTCCACCAGCTGTATCTGACTAGTATTGATGGTGGAGATACTGTCTGAATTACTGAGCGTTATGGTATCAATGTTGCTTTGCTCTGGTGGAAAAAAACTAGGTTGTGAATCTTCAACTATGTTGGTAGTGACCGAGCTCTCAGTTTTAATGCTGGTGTCCAGCGCATTAGCACTGCTTTCAACATCAGGCGATGGTAAACAAAGCTTTGAGGGACTGCAAATCTCTGCTAACGTCATAAACTTTGGTCCCAAATCATTAAGAAATGCCAGGTTGTTGCCTGACTCAAGGAGAGTGCAGCAGTCCAATGAGCCAACAGGAGAATCCTGACCTTCATAGCTGTATACCAACAGACTGTCCATAAGAGGGGGGTTTGCAGCTTCATGCTTTGCTTTCTGAAAAGAAATGTTGGGtatgaactttttaaaatatttacataaaaacatttaaaataaatgtgtacTACTGTCCTTGATTCTTTACCTGAGTAAAATAATCATTTAGATAATCATCTGGCAGTGCTATCCCTCCATAAATGTCTTGCACCTCATGCCTGAACGATGAAACGTAAGGGTTGCTTTTATGatgctcaaatgaaaaagcATTGTTTTGGTACTCAGACATGGTGTCAATCTCCAAAAACGGTCCATGGACTTGAGAAAGCATCATGGAGAAATTGCTACCAGCTTTATCAGCTACTGCCATAGGTTGTCGGTCTGGAACACTAAGTGGCACCTCCTAAATAAAACAGTGAGAACAATAAATAGTGATGACAAACACAAGACACAAGTCTGTGACTGCCTTTCCTGATGAAGTGATGAAGTGGACACTGCAGAAAGATCTATGGAGAGCAGCCCACTATGATGCCTTCTTCCATGCCTGCAAGGTTGACCATGCATAGGTATATACTTATCCAAGATTTATGGCAAGAAAagatgaatatatgaatatttctTTGCTGAAAGTCTTCCACAAAAGAgtcatatatgtcatatatagAAAAAATATCTTACCATGTCCTCTCCCTTGCCTTCAGTGTGATATAAGATAAGGTGCTCTTTTGCATCAAATGGCAGCTCCATGAATTTATTCACTGTGCCACACTGGCAGAATAACAGGAACAGGGGAACCACTGGAAACACACCACAAAGACATGGAATCTGTATGGGGATGGGTGAGCACTGTGTAGCGTAATATGTAGAGGCTTACTGGAAACTGCACACAGTACATTGAGTTCTAATGTGCATATGTAACTCACACATGAG
Coding sequences within it:
- the ttr gene encoding transthyretin translates to MAKAGIFVYLASSLVFCQAAPVDVHGGSDSHCPLTVKILDAVKGTPAGNLALKVSRQGADGTWEKISSGTTDIAGEVHDLITEQDFTPGVYRVEFDTKSYWKAESRTPFHEVADVVFEAHAEGHRHYTLALLLSPFSYTTTAVVVKAHN
- the LOC140549983 gene encoding uncharacterized protein, coding for MTLHWPGRCLLLLLCMAVLSQASEGYRRIKREWILPATKLTENVDYTKKEFIAKIWSDKHTEVSSVEYSLTGRGADMEPYNLFIVNPQNGLVRITGLLDREEISQYNLKGLARYKNGSLAEGDVHLKIQVLDQNDNPPKFILSKGSVKECSKIGTPVMQIRAEDADEPGTIHTKIAYSIVKQIPEGAGPMFSINRETGEIYVKQHTLDRETLDSYTLVVQGVDMGGAPNGNTGTGTVQIKVLDINDNVPTLEKEEYTGHIDEGAVNVVVMRIKALDKDLENTDNWLAHFIIIEGNEDGVFSIETDPKTNEGILKLVKPVDYEKVKELNLGLVILNVAPFTNGTTGTGGGGEYGGGGGGLGGGEGGGGGGGGGGTAAAAGSGAGAASSIDIGIGGKHGVISGGKQYSVKIFVNNLYDGLAFSPSVKVFPVTEDPEKNQVPKMIGFFPALDGDTEQIAENVRYAKAYDPDNWLSINEQTSEIKLVKTPDRESAFLVNGTYFAKIICMTQDVPPKTATGTIALKVQDANDHCPKLISPFESVCSDTKVINVTAFDEDGYPNGEPFTFVLIEEETHGEWEMVPVNGTTVSFHAKELLWPGIYELTVEIFDMQDLGCEDRQKLQVEVCTCEEGNTCVIAPRAAQQHVSSVKVGVPAIGLLLTGLALLMLVPLFLLFCQCGTVNKFMELPFDAKEHLILYHTEGKGEDMEVPLSVPDRQPMAVADKAGSNFSMMLSQVHGPFLEIDTMSEYQNNAFSFEHHKSNPYVSSFRHEVQDIYGGIALPDDYLNDYFTQKAKHEAANPPLMDSLLVYSYEGQDSPVGSLDCCTLLESGNNLAFLNDLGPKFMTLAEICSPSKLCLPSPDVESSANALDTSIKTESSVTTNIVEDSQPSFFPPEQSNIDTITLSNSDSISTINTSQIQLVEQQQPLYYLVERQVPTTVILAKRPTCGTYLINGSAETGGLILQDTTNPSSPESPTLPTVWFQGNQSCFQHHELPGSQKLVLVQSEGNVVPAVLPGIDSGYPIGNLEFGNVVLVQDTMDPGRSTQAQAEFQLQDSTLKFSQACLLDRGNNVSMLRHDTASLSQPKEALAQLNMKDDRPQFRLAPSPDEEQENMEEFSNQVSTDDTDGEGQNTFPSVINVMPPISPHILLARPTTADVLAKANAIQKELEQTLLAEGFNNSVSFARQESAANSISGNDDFSDTKTVDLVSTIQTDALDSECETEEPNLTVREASVLPHDTDLNGATQARLSALDCPKRSVVSTETLIEVGDGVFTHQLERKTELVAFQSETEGFQATLLTEEVEEDLQQQNLEDVKKNEHGLKDVNESASPLEEASVTVPERQLGGTNEANLEQSLRILDPEEETKAATSDSEKDDFGNEPQSGTEMPDDTQAVDQEETVAEQLNAESDQEPDQALDVHFAPAQDISCMTLEVDAEVGEATEFQEENKHPKSEEQHIEEVKTNGDGPNQIQMTEETPVTEQEEIAEVEINAESDLQHCQLLASADHQSNAEVDVEEVISGTPVTHLSIDPGVRDIQHYIETSEVKTVEEVQMQASVGQINPQGIKQCGTWNEALSLRGSTEFKHNLPTELMLQEDVDLLLHSSEDIAGRQLETDTDGDAVVEFQVDVLSDKEKNALHPKQKHEASVLTSQRQDYEKLLEPGKHQTEQDVHDSSAQADFQMTGNTVQSIKSIRADYSEGAYLENEVTCGTASQECASVSIQTDPSPSTFGNLNSVQDGVKYEDKEVQQTLSQVNEEPTGLPLGLSEEGTPTPEEAILKISEDLTQEQEVQGEKTVNMSSEVMEQVLTTATSMSASGATDLQAESEQEAMEIPKNKHRNSKKSSKKVTSPRSPVGKCKSQ